A genome region from Dysgonomonadaceae bacterium PH5-43 includes the following:
- a CDS encoding hypothetical protein (product_source=Hypo-rule applied; superfamily=47986), which translates to MKQVFSNRETNYIKPRNGSFQSMKWIMSMYETKSETV; encoded by the coding sequence ATGAAACAAGTGTTTTCAAACCGTGAAACGAATTATATCAAACCGAGAAACGGATCGTTTCAAAGTATGAAATGGATTATGTCTATGTATGAAACAAAAAGCGAAACGGTTTGA
- a CDS encoding RNA polymerase sigma-70 factor (ECF subfamily) (product_source=KO:K03088; cath_funfam=1.10.10.10,1.10.1740.10; cog=COG1595; ko=KO:K03088; pfam=PF04542,PF08281; superfamily=88659,88946; tigrfam=TIGR02937), with the protein MNLEQFKADILPLRQTLFFVALKFVQNKEDAEDIVQEVLLKLWTIRSQFNKISNKEGYAVRITQNICIDRQRIKKDTVEVEDCFLELNQNTPYKKTETDNAVDIIRKIIDSLPGLQKQIITMRDVDGYELEEIATITGTQVSAVTMNLSRARKKVRDLFKQINEYKAKYESE; encoded by the coding sequence ATGAATTTAGAACAGTTCAAAGCAGATATACTACCACTAAGGCAGACTCTCTTCTTTGTTGCACTTAAATTTGTGCAAAACAAAGAAGATGCTGAAGACATAGTGCAAGAAGTGCTATTGAAGCTTTGGACTATTCGTTCTCAATTTAATAAAATATCAAATAAAGAAGGATATGCGGTTCGTATTACACAAAATATTTGCATAGACCGACAGAGAATTAAGAAAGATACAGTTGAGGTAGAGGATTGTTTTTTAGAACTAAATCAGAATACTCCTTACAAGAAAACAGAAACCGACAATGCGGTTGATATTATACGAAAAATTATAGATAGTTTGCCCGGGCTACAAAAACAAATAATTACAATGCGAGATGTAGACGGATATGAACTTGAAGAAATAGCAACAATCACAGGAACTCAGGTTAGCGCAGTTACTATGAACCTCTCAAGAGCCAGAAAAAAAGTGCGAGATTTGTTTAAGCAAATAAATGAATATAAGGCAAAGTATGAAAGTGAATAA
- a CDS encoding hypothetical protein (product_source=Hypo-rule applied; cleavage_site_network=SignalP-noTM; ko=KO:K21572; pfam=PF07980; smart=SM00028; superfamily=48452), with translation MKKITKIFGSLFLACGLLFSACGDMLDVDTDRVVLTKDHDLDSANDTFNTVVGILAKLRNLGDRYVVLGELRAELMDVTENSSQFLKDIAALDYKTEDNPYLSSREYYEIINNCNYYIQNVDTGLPLVDGLNVMKIECAAVKSIRAWTYLQLVLNYGTVPYIETPILTVGDTKKEYDLVDIYGLADRLIPELLPLVDLPMPNYALKSPAVGQYLACYYMFQPAYLLGDLYLWTQQYDEAAKQYYKIISKEVDVKPGGATVYRSLDRNRWGTNPVLTSILNPDCGYNGFTTYSSATTHNYTIIADYTGSSAKVMNIHNMTRSVSAYNEYYTYELKPSDAAINMYNSETYCYWDEDAKMSYYLPGDMRGCLVPMYGRGCDGTYAYSFTSSNDTIPYIRKYSSLNAAFIHTYPGLLLRYAEAINRSTNPEGAGFPSMAMAMLKYGLTENNIAAYVDSTEAANRPDFMKFDFLAPGSQNEAGLNRGLHSAGCGDSKEDTTYVIPADLDLASIEAVEYVEDLILKEFALETAFEGNRFHDLMRYSMRRNDNSIIAKTVAKKNPALESKLMDSKNWYLPSKYTQIEIEEEVETPPVVE, from the coding sequence ATGAAAAAAATAACTAAAATATTTGGATCGCTGTTTTTGGCTTGCGGATTATTGTTTTCTGCTTGTGGCGATATGTTAGATGTTGATACGGATCGAGTTGTATTGACAAAGGATCATGACTTAGATTCTGCAAATGATACATTTAATACCGTAGTGGGAATATTAGCAAAACTTAGAAATCTTGGAGATCGTTATGTCGTACTCGGAGAGTTAAGAGCGGAGCTAATGGATGTAACAGAAAATTCAAGCCAGTTTTTGAAAGATATAGCGGCTTTGGATTATAAAACAGAAGACAATCCATACCTTTCTTCAAGAGAGTATTATGAGATAATAAATAACTGTAACTACTACATTCAGAATGTAGATACAGGTTTACCTCTTGTTGATGGATTGAATGTTATGAAAATAGAGTGTGCTGCGGTAAAGTCTATTAGAGCTTGGACTTATTTACAGTTGGTATTAAACTATGGTACTGTTCCATATATTGAAACTCCTATTTTGACAGTTGGAGATACTAAAAAGGAATATGATCTGGTTGATATCTATGGATTGGCAGATCGTTTAATCCCCGAATTGCTACCTCTTGTAGATCTTCCTATGCCTAATTATGCTCTTAAATCGCCAGCGGTAGGACAGTATTTAGCTTGTTATTATATGTTTCAACCAGCTTATCTATTAGGTGATCTTTATTTATGGACACAACAATACGATGAGGCTGCTAAACAGTATTACAAAATAATATCTAAAGAAGTAGATGTAAAACCAGGAGGAGCTACTGTATATCGTAGTCTTGACAGAAATAGATGGGGAACTAACCCTGTTTTAACATCAATCCTAAATCCTGACTGTGGCTATAATGGATTTACTACTTATTCATCTGCGACAACTCATAATTATACAATAATAGCTGATTATACTGGATCGTCTGCAAAGGTGATGAATATTCACAATATGACTAGGTCAGTTAGTGCATATAATGAGTATTATACTTACGAATTGAAGCCTTCAGATGCAGCTATTAATATGTACAATTCGGAAACTTATTGTTATTGGGATGAAGATGCGAAAATGAGCTACTATTTACCAGGAGATATGAGAGGTTGTCTTGTCCCTATGTATGGACGTGGTTGTGATGGTACGTATGCTTATTCTTTTACATCATCTAACGATACTATTCCGTATATTCGTAAATATTCAAGTCTTAATGCCGCTTTTATTCATACTTATCCAGGTTTGCTGTTGCGTTATGCTGAAGCAATAAATAGATCAACAAATCCTGAAGGTGCAGGTTTCCCTTCTATGGCTATGGCTATGTTGAAATATGGACTAACAGAAAATAATATTGCTGCTTATGTTGATTCAACAGAAGCTGCTAATCGTCCTGATTTTATGAAATTTGATTTCCTTGCTCCAGGAAGCCAAAATGAAGCTGGCTTAAATAGAGGTTTACACTCAGCGGGTTGTGGAGATTCTAAAGAAGATACAACTTATGTAATCCCTGCTGATCTTGATCTTGCAAGTATAGAAGCAGTTGAATATGTAGAAGACTTAATCTTAAAAGAATTTGCTCTTGAAACAGCTTTCGAGGGTAATCGTTTCCACGATTTGATGCGTTATTCTATGCGTAGAAATGATAATAGTATTATCGCAAAAACGGTTGCTAAGAAAAACCCTGCTTTAGAATCTAAATTAATGGATTCTAAGAATTGGTATTTGCCTTCTAAGTATACACAAATAGAGATAGAAGAGGAGGTAGAAACACCGCCAGTTGTAGAATAG
- a CDS encoding putative hemolysin (product_source=KO:K03699; cath_funfam=3.10.580.10,3.30.465.10; cog=COG1253; ko=KO:K03699; pfam=PF00571,PF01595,PF03471; smart=SM00116,SM01091; superfamily=54631,56176; transmembrane_helix_parts=Outside_1_3,TMhelix_4_26,Inside_27_54,TMhelix_55_77,Outside_78_96,TMhelix_97_119,Inside_120_130,TMhelix_131_153,Outside_154_422): MDILIIVFLILLNGIFSMSEIAVVSARKTSLKNDAKNGNKAAKTALNLIDNPDYFLSTVQIGITLIGILTGLFSGDLLAGKLSPLLERIGVPISYSYSVAQVLIVIVVTYFSIIFGELVPKRIGLSYAEKIAKIMSMPMHWLSIAAKPFVWILSKSTGFMAKLLGIKENNSKITEEEIKSMIREGTEDGEVQPVEQDIMERVFSLGDRKLESIMTPRRDIVWIDVSMTKEEIRQLVISSSVNKFPVANKSLDNVEGMVFLKDIFDHINDVEFNISKFMHPVQYFYENMEVYSALEEMKTTHNHYALIMNEFAAVQGIVTLKDIMEAMVGEIPTHHDEPEIVERADGSFLIDGQCSFYNFLSYFKMGDLYSADSEYNTLGGLILEQLEHIPQVGETLKWQHFEMEIVDMDGVRIDKVLVKLIS, translated from the coding sequence ATGGATATACTAATTATAGTTTTTTTAATTCTGCTTAATGGAATATTTTCGATGTCGGAAATTGCCGTTGTGTCGGCTCGTAAAACAAGCTTAAAGAATGATGCAAAGAACGGAAACAAAGCCGCAAAGACAGCTCTTAATCTTATCGACAATCCTGATTACTTTTTGTCGACCGTACAAATAGGGATTACTTTGATAGGAATATTAACCGGGCTATTTTCCGGCGACTTATTAGCAGGAAAACTAAGTCCTCTGTTAGAAAGGATTGGTGTACCTATATCCTACTCTTACAGTGTAGCACAAGTACTTATTGTTATTGTGGTTACTTATTTTTCTATAATTTTTGGAGAATTAGTTCCTAAAAGAATAGGGTTAAGCTATGCCGAAAAGATAGCAAAGATAATGTCGATGCCTATGCATTGGCTCTCAATAGCAGCAAAGCCTTTTGTCTGGATACTTTCTAAAAGCACAGGGTTTATGGCTAAGTTGTTGGGAATAAAAGAAAACAACAGTAAAATTACAGAAGAAGAAATTAAATCTATGATAAGAGAGGGAACCGAAGATGGAGAGGTTCAACCTGTTGAACAAGACATTATGGAACGAGTATTCTCTCTTGGCGACCGAAAGCTTGAATCTATTATGACTCCTCGAAGAGATATAGTTTGGATAGATGTTTCTATGACAAAGGAAGAAATAAGGCAATTAGTTATTAGCAGTTCTGTTAATAAATTTCCTGTTGCAAACAAAAGCTTAGACAATGTTGAAGGAATGGTTTTTCTAAAGGATATATTCGATCATATAAATGATGTAGAGTTTAATATTAGTAAGTTTATGCACCCTGTTCAGTATTTCTACGAAAATATGGAGGTTTACTCTGCTTTGGAAGAAATGAAAACAACACACAACCACTATGCTTTAATAATGAACGAGTTTGCTGCTGTTCAGGGAATAGTTACTCTTAAAGATATTATGGAAGCGATGGTAGGCGAAATACCTACGCACCACGATGAACCAGAAATTGTAGAACGTGCCGACGGTAGTTTCCTTATAGATGGACAGTGCTCGTTCTACAACTTCCTTAGTTATTTTAAGATGGGTGATTTATATTCGGCAGATAGCGAGTACAACACCTTAGGCGGATTAATACTCGAACAACTCGAACACATACCCCAAGTTGGAGAAACCTTGAAGTGGCAACACTTCGAGATGGAAATAGTAGATATGGACGGTGTAAGAATAGATAAAGTTTTAGTAAAACTTATTTCTTAA
- a CDS encoding hypothetical protein (product_source=Hypo-rule applied; smart=SM01188; transmembrane_helix_parts=Inside_1_72,TMhelix_73_95,Outside_96_156): protein MKVNKEYIAELLEKYFDGITSLKEEQTLREYFKNDDIPDEWADYKHIFAFFDMSINLSEEHQAKSSKSKIKKLILYITSISVAACVALLVGVHIFKPKDNQFLETSHAFINGKSVVDLRIIQTEVLKTLNNMEESNDIVYSSQLESLELFFDVTPQ from the coding sequence ATGAAAGTGAATAAAGAATATATTGCAGAATTGTTGGAAAAGTATTTCGATGGAATTACTTCTCTTAAGGAAGAACAAACATTGAGGGAGTATTTTAAAAACGATGATATTCCTGACGAATGGGCAGACTATAAACATATATTTGCGTTTTTCGATATGTCGATAAATTTGTCGGAAGAGCATCAAGCAAAATCATCGAAATCTAAAATCAAGAAACTTATTCTTTATATAACAAGCATTTCGGTTGCTGCTTGTGTGGCTTTGTTAGTTGGCGTTCATATCTTTAAGCCTAAAGATAATCAGTTTCTTGAAACATCACACGCATTTATTAACGGAAAAAGTGTCGTTGATTTGCGTATTATACAAACCGAAGTGCTGAAAACTTTGAATAATATGGAAGAATCGAACGATATTGTTTATTCGTCGCAATTAGAAAGTTTAGAATTGTTTTTCGATGTAACACCTCAATGA
- a CDS encoding hypothetical protein (product_source=Hypo-rule applied; cleavage_site_network=SignalP-noTM; smart=SM00458; superfamily=50370): MKTKVLFLSIVMCFTFGMKVSAQKFVSSTEADPVWQYIQLVGTGSRAGLVMTAEEGVVFGRKMYNGLDSSIKNTQLWRIEKATTTSYSIINKATGKKLDVVYDTSLKIRKAVLADNASTTNWRFQMKSNNYTIRMMTEPEEGVAGSIYAHITTSISRKNVIMFGASSVTDESNGRFVFITAGVSPEESKDNNEIWYFIKSAKTGNANKCITAIENPTESVVFSVSDKNVADDNQYWKFVLTSNSTQQANGIYAYQIVNKGTGTTISSEVILDRYFYAQAATENDSIAWGLNLLGNGQFEIVSVGAEVDKYLSATTSGDDSYYYSGSSLDSSFAWTFEWAQGTGLSVPENVIDFGVYSESKRIYVVGAEDYTVRNIYGSIVNKTNALDSGIYFVTVGGVTKKVLVK; the protein is encoded by the coding sequence ATGAAAACAAAAGTATTATTTTTATCTATTGTAATGTGCTTTACTTTCGGAATGAAAGTATCGGCACAAAAATTTGTCTCCAGCACGGAGGCAGATCCAGTGTGGCAGTATATTCAACTTGTAGGAACTGGTTCTCGGGCTGGTTTGGTTATGACTGCTGAAGAAGGCGTCGTTTTTGGACGTAAAATGTATAATGGTTTAGACTCTTCAATTAAAAATACGCAGCTATGGCGTATTGAAAAGGCTACAACTACCTCTTATAGTATTATAAACAAAGCAACAGGGAAAAAATTAGATGTTGTTTATGATACTTCTTTAAAGATAAGAAAAGCCGTTCTTGCCGACAATGCATCTACAACTAATTGGAGATTTCAGATGAAATCAAATAATTACACCATACGTATGATGACAGAACCAGAAGAAGGAGTTGCAGGAAGTATTTATGCTCATATTACAACTTCGATTTCTCGTAAAAATGTTATTATGTTTGGAGCATCAAGTGTAACCGACGAATCTAATGGTCGGTTTGTGTTTATAACAGCAGGAGTCTCTCCTGAAGAAAGTAAAGACAATAATGAAATCTGGTATTTTATAAAATCTGCAAAAACAGGAAATGCAAATAAATGTATTACTGCTATTGAAAATCCTACCGAATCAGTAGTGTTTTCTGTCTCAGATAAAAACGTAGCTGACGATAATCAATATTGGAAGTTTGTTTTGACAAGCAATAGCACACAACAGGCTAATGGTATTTATGCTTATCAAATAGTAAATAAAGGTACAGGTACAACAATTTCTTCGGAAGTTATTTTGGATAGATATTTTTATGCACAAGCTGCTACCGAGAACGATAGTATTGCGTGGGGCTTAAACTTGTTAGGTAATGGTCAGTTTGAAATTGTGAGTGTAGGCGCAGAGGTTGATAAATATTTAAGCGCAACAACATCGGGAGATGATTCTTATTATTATTCTGGAAGTAGTTTAGATTCAAGTTTTGCTTGGACTTTTGAATGGGCTCAAGGAACAGGCTTATCAGTTCCCGAAAATGTTATAGATTTCGGTGTGTATAGCGAAAGCAAACGCATATATGTTGTAGGAGCCGAAGATTATACGGTAAGAAATATTTATGGGTCTATAGTTAATAAAACAAATGCTTTAGATTCGGGTATTTATTTTGTTACCGTTGGTGGAGTAACTAAAAAGGTATTAGTAAAATAA
- a CDS encoding hypothetical protein (product_source=Hypo-rule applied; cath_funfam=2.60.120.260; cleavage_site_network=SignalP-noTM; pfam=PF00754,PF13402,PF17291; smart=SM01276; superfamily=49785; transmembrane_helix_parts=Inside_1_6,TMhelix_7_29,Outside_30_692), which produces MKKIYTLIIAMLLIAVLPMSAQNSFLTAVPTVESLINSLPESAFQIKVKSATASSYYAGQNINKAIDGDFTTIYHSAWGASGTTTFPTLLTFNFAENTNIDYVTYTPRQDNGVNGHIMTFELFCKKRGETNETKIGDYNFAGNSTSSTVRFLETIENVEYIKFSISSGTNGYVACAEMQFFQNNKDAFDYKSIFTDMTCSELKAGVTINDINNINGDFYKKHAQDIYYGAFDKENRLGTYEAYLAPEITTAQNKAAFHYGKRDNPTGIYAKEGETIIVFADESNEATYPSLFLQETEQASRGGMNFVLQPGLNKITAPYDGLMYILYYTSTGNEAPVKINIITGTVNGYFDIEKHTNADWQALIDNATFRYFDVKGNQVSMTFDTDQFRQHTAGKIVELVNAFDEMVKLEWKLLGLTKYNREPKTRQHLQVMPSSYSDNFMHATNYYTGYNREYGTQSFMLNVDKLKDASFTAGWAGGNSWGPAHEIGHVNQLTPVLKWSGMTEVTNNIMSQYVTRSWGLKSRLNHEVLATYGNRYNKAIKVIVEAGLPHNYMITNADGTTDTDVFCKLVPFWQLKLYMHDVLGNDQFYPDTYEKLRVDPTPSASNGSNRDGMCQLNFTKIACQVAGLDLTEFFQDWGFYTPVNRTDFIVTQTSIDIIKAEIAGLGLPKPKLPEGKKLYQITDDTVGDFKVE; this is translated from the coding sequence ATGAAAAAGATATATACATTAATAATAGCAATGCTTCTAATTGCAGTATTGCCAATGAGTGCTCAAAATTCTTTTTTGACAGCGGTTCCAACAGTGGAGTCTTTAATAAACTCTTTGCCCGAATCGGCTTTTCAAATTAAAGTAAAAAGTGCGACGGCATCTTCCTATTATGCAGGTCAAAATATAAATAAGGCTATTGATGGCGATTTTACAACTATCTATCACTCGGCTTGGGGAGCTTCTGGAACAACAACGTTTCCTACCTTGTTGACTTTTAACTTTGCTGAAAATACAAATATAGATTATGTTACGTATACTCCACGACAAGATAATGGAGTGAACGGACATATAATGACATTTGAGTTATTTTGTAAAAAACGAGGAGAGACTAACGAAACAAAAATAGGGGATTACAATTTCGCGGGTAATTCAACTTCTTCAACTGTAAGATTTCTTGAAACAATAGAAAATGTTGAATACATCAAGTTCTCTATTAGTTCTGGAACTAATGGCTATGTTGCTTGTGCTGAAATGCAATTCTTTCAGAATAACAAAGATGCGTTTGATTATAAGTCAATATTCACCGATATGACTTGTTCGGAATTAAAAGCAGGCGTTACAATTAACGACATAAATAACATTAACGGAGACTTTTATAAGAAGCACGCTCAAGATATATATTATGGAGCTTTCGATAAAGAAAACAGATTAGGAACTTATGAAGCATATTTGGCTCCAGAGATAACAACAGCTCAAAACAAGGCGGCATTCCATTATGGGAAAAGAGATAACCCGACTGGTATTTATGCCAAAGAGGGAGAAACTATAATTGTTTTTGCTGACGAATCTAACGAAGCAACTTATCCTTCTTTGTTTTTGCAAGAAACAGAACAAGCTTCAAGAGGTGGTATGAACTTTGTTTTACAGCCAGGTTTGAATAAGATAACCGCTCCTTACGACGGGTTGATGTATATTCTATATTATACTTCAACAGGAAACGAGGCTCCTGTTAAAATAAATATAATAACAGGAACTGTAAACGGATACTTTGATATAGAAAAACATACAAATGCAGATTGGCAGGCTCTTATTGATAATGCTACTTTCCGATATTTTGATGTTAAAGGAAATCAAGTGTCAATGACTTTCGATACTGATCAGTTTAGACAACATACAGCAGGAAAAATAGTGGAGTTAGTTAACGCTTTCGATGAAATGGTTAAATTAGAATGGAAACTTTTAGGTTTAACCAAGTATAATAGAGAGCCTAAAACAAGACAACACTTGCAGGTGATGCCTTCTTCTTATTCTGATAACTTTATGCACGCAACAAACTATTATACTGGCTATAATAGAGAATATGGAACTCAGTCTTTTATGTTGAATGTGGATAAATTAAAAGATGCATCTTTTACTGCTGGCTGGGCAGGAGGAAATTCTTGGGGACCAGCTCACGAAATAGGACACGTTAATCAGCTTACTCCGGTTTTGAAATGGAGTGGAATGACTGAGGTAACCAATAATATTATGTCGCAATACGTAACAAGATCTTGGGGATTGAAATCTCGCCTAAACCACGAAGTGTTGGCTACTTATGGTAATCGTTACAATAAGGCTATTAAGGTAATAGTAGAGGCAGGTCTTCCGCATAACTATATGATTACAAATGCCGATGGAACTACAGATACTGATGTGTTCTGTAAATTAGTTCCTTTTTGGCAGCTAAAACTTTATATGCACGACGTGTTGGGTAACGATCAGTTTTACCCCGATACGTATGAAAAGCTAAGAGTAGATCCAACTCCGTCTGCTTCAAACGGATCAAACAGAGATGGAATGTGTCAGCTTAACTTTACGAAAATAGCTTGTCAGGTAGCAGGGTTAGATCTTACTGAATTTTTCCAAGATTGGGGTTTCTATACTCCGGTTAACAGAACAGACTTTATCGTAACTCAAACCTCTATCGATATAATTAAAGCAGAAATAGCAGGGTTGGGCTTACCTAAGCCTAAACTTCCAGAAGGAAAGAAACTTTATCAAATAACAGATGATACGGTTGGTGATTTCAAAGTTGAATAG
- a CDS encoding hypothetical protein (product_source=Hypo-rule applied; cath_funfam=3.30.70.940; cleavage_site_network=SignalP-noTM), whose amino-acid sequence MNVIRKIVVLIIISLSSVSLCAQNDLNINSIFEEYGKQKGSILIELGKDVLGKHTKISRYKSLIMSLDKDAVKLTQEAILKDVEKGTIVVESQKDGNIETAYYYLPKKKDSDYYEYILYSNKSKKMTLIYLRGKFPPRDLEKEFNKLKNLLITVNNKQIKL is encoded by the coding sequence ATGAATGTAATAAGAAAGATAGTAGTATTAATAATAATTTCGTTGTCGTCGGTAAGCCTCTGTGCTCAAAACGACTTAAATATAAATTCGATATTTGAAGAATATGGAAAACAGAAAGGTTCTATCCTTATCGAACTTGGTAAAGATGTTTTAGGCAAGCATACAAAAATTAGCCGATACAAAAGTCTTATAATGTCTTTAGATAAAGATGCTGTAAAACTTACCCAAGAGGCTATTCTTAAAGATGTAGAAAAAGGCACTATAGTAGTTGAATCGCAAAAAGATGGAAATATAGAAACGGCTTATTATTATTTGCCTAAAAAGAAAGACTCCGACTATTACGAATATATTCTTTATTCAAATAAGTCGAAAAAGATGACACTTATTTATCTGAGAGGAAAATTTCCTCCTCGCGATTTAGAAAAGGAATTTAATAAACTTAAGAATTTATTGATTACGGTAAATAATAAACAAATAAAATTATAA
- a CDS encoding protein PhnA (product_source=KO:K06193; cath_funfam=2.20.28.20; cog=COG2824; ko=KO:K06193; pfam=PF03831,PF08274; smart=SM00734; superfamily=57783,82057; tigrfam=TIGR00686) → MNEYPNCPVCNSDSVYTDGVLLICPICGYEWNAEETKETDETPRDSNGAELADGDAVTVIKDLKVKGSSLVIKRGTKVKSIRLTDNPEEVDCKIDGSSLVLKTCFLKK, encoded by the coding sequence ATGAACGAGTATCCTAATTGCCCAGTGTGTAATAGCGACAGTGTTTATACTGATGGTGTTTTACTTATTTGTCCGATTTGTGGATATGAATGGAACGCCGAAGAAACAAAAGAAACAGACGAAACTCCAAGAGATAGTAATGGTGCTGAACTTGCCGATGGCGATGCGGTTACTGTTATTAAAGACTTGAAAGTTAAAGGTTCGTCGCTTGTTATTAAACGAGGCACAAAGGTTAAAAGTATTCGTTTAACAGATAATCCAGAAGAAGTAGATTGTAAGATAGACGGCAGTAGCCTTGTGCTGAAAACTTGTTTCCTTAAGAAATAA
- a CDS encoding hypothetical protein (product_source=Hypo-rule applied; cleavage_site_network=SignalP-noTM; pfam=PF13568; superfamily=74650), with the protein MKKYLSIIVCGLLIASSFNVKATDIWSDDGGSSVIYDGANYSIFSFSWNRTKAKKAHYSGFGLVFSNLNGLDDYDVNLKLGKSYSVLLNFMTFNLPIDHHWLFFSGLGVDWSRYHFKGDVALKDVNGEAQFVLDEYNRSYKSSKLLAYYFTIPVAFEYQIKAKGRRKFFVNGGAEALIKCYSKSQTDIRTPDGLKKYDHKDLNIYPFNFRLFAKVGLGSLSLTGYYQPISMFSEGGGPDVNPWGMGIMLNF; encoded by the coding sequence ATGAAAAAGTATCTTAGTATTATTGTGTGTGGATTATTAATTGCGTCGTCGTTTAATGTTAAAGCTACAGATATTTGGAGCGATGACGGTGGAAGTTCTGTTATCTATGATGGTGCGAATTATAGTATATTCTCTTTCTCCTGGAATAGAACAAAGGCAAAAAAAGCACATTATAGCGGATTCGGACTTGTGTTCTCGAATCTTAATGGCTTAGACGATTATGATGTTAACCTAAAGTTAGGGAAGTCGTATTCGGTGTTGCTAAACTTTATGACTTTTAATTTGCCAATAGACCATCATTGGTTATTCTTTTCAGGACTTGGAGTGGATTGGTCTCGTTATCATTTTAAGGGAGATGTTGCGCTTAAAGATGTAAATGGAGAAGCTCAGTTTGTACTCGACGAATATAATAGAAGTTATAAATCAAGTAAACTATTAGCGTATTACTTTACAATTCCGGTGGCTTTCGAGTATCAGATTAAAGCTAAAGGGCGTCGTAAGTTTTTCGTTAATGGGGGAGCTGAAGCTCTTATTAAATGTTATTCTAAATCTCAAACAGATATAAGAACTCCAGATGGATTAAAGAAATACGATCACAAAGACTTAAACATATATCCTTTTAATTTCCGTCTTTTTGCTAAAGTTGGCTTAGGTAGTTTAAGTTTAACAGGCTATTACCAACCTATCTCAATGTTTAGTGAGGGTGGCGGACCAGACGTTAATCCTTGGGGAATGGGGATAATGCTGAACTTTTGA